In Synechococcus sp. UW69, the following are encoded in one genomic region:
- a CDS encoding RluA family pseudouridine synthase, which translates to MSPQWKRPPLPEETFTDRFGEGEGELLTLRYPKPLPMRLDRWLVSQRTEQSRARIQKFIDAGYVRVNGKTGKAKTPLRQGDEVQLWMPPPEPLPYLKPEPMDLDVLFEDDHLIVLNKPAGLTVHPAPGNKDGTLVNGLLHHCPDLPGISGKLRPGIVHRLDKDTTGCIVIAKSQEALVRLQVQIQKRIASREYFAVVHGVPDGDSGSIVGAIGRHPVDRKKYAVVSTENGRYACTHWTLVERLGDYSLLRFKLDTGRTHQIRVHCAHINHPVVGDPTYSRCRKLPIELPGQALHAVQLGLDHPISRERMVFEAPLPPVMEKLLGVLRRRAASG; encoded by the coding sequence ATGAGTCCGCAGTGGAAGCGTCCTCCGCTGCCGGAAGAGACCTTTACCGACCGCTTTGGGGAGGGTGAGGGAGAGCTGCTCACGTTGAGGTATCCCAAACCGCTGCCGATGCGGCTGGACCGTTGGCTGGTCAGTCAGCGCACGGAGCAGAGCAGAGCCCGGATTCAGAAGTTCATCGACGCGGGGTATGTGCGCGTCAACGGCAAGACCGGCAAGGCCAAAACACCGTTGCGTCAGGGCGACGAAGTGCAGCTCTGGATGCCGCCCCCGGAACCGTTGCCTTACCTCAAGCCGGAGCCGATGGATCTGGATGTGCTGTTTGAAGACGATCATCTGATCGTGCTCAACAAGCCCGCAGGTTTGACGGTGCACCCGGCACCGGGCAACAAGGACGGCACCTTGGTCAACGGTCTGCTGCATCACTGCCCCGATCTGCCTGGGATCAGCGGCAAGCTGCGCCCGGGGATTGTCCACCGTCTCGACAAAGACACCACCGGCTGCATCGTGATCGCCAAGAGCCAGGAGGCCCTGGTGCGGTTGCAGGTTCAGATCCAGAAACGGATCGCTTCCCGTGAGTACTTCGCCGTTGTCCACGGTGTGCCCGACGGCGACTCCGGCTCGATCGTCGGCGCCATCGGTCGTCATCCGGTGGATCGCAAGAAGTACGCCGTGGTGAGCACTGAAAACGGCCGTTACGCCTGCACCCACTGGACCCTGGTGGAGCGTCTCGGGGACTACTCCCTGTTGCGGTTCAAGCTCGACACCGGGCGGACCCATCAGATCCGGGTCCACTGCGCCCATATCAATCACCCCGTGGTGGGGGATCCCACCTACAGCCGCTGCCGCAAATTGCCGATCGAACTGCCCGGCCAAGCGCTGCATGCCGTGCAGTTGGGGCTGGACCATCCAATCAGTCGTGAACGGATGGTGTTTGAGGCACCCCTTCCGCCGGTGATGGAGAAGTTATTGGGGGTGTTGCGGCGGCGCGCCGCGTCGGGTTGA
- a CDS encoding bifunctional (p)ppGpp synthetase/guanosine-3',5'-bis(diphosphate) 3'-pyrophosphohydrolase, protein MLNAASTPNEPRASTGSAAVACVLPEVRRHPIRHPDDYDISLPDWLRECIANVPPGIGQSCPTDSEALLVSAFDFGFQLHEGQFRASGDPYIVHPVAVADLLRDIGASAPVIAAGFLHDVVEDTDVTPDQIEQYFGSEVRELVEGVTKLGGIHFNDRTEAQAENLRRMFLEMASDIRVVLVKLADRLHNMRTLGALKEEKRQRIARETREIYAPLANRLGIGRFKWELEDLAFKLLEPEAFREIQEEVATKRSEREERLGVTVGLLNERLERAGLEHCEVTGRPKHLYGIWSKMQRQQKEFNEIYDVAALRILTTNVESCYRALAVVHDTFRPIPGRFKDYIGLPKPNGYQSLHTAVIGRHRPIEVQIRTLEMHHVAEFGIAAHWKYKEGGSPASSSSDAERFNWLRQLVDWQQEGGNDDHNDYLSSIKEDLFDEEVFVFTPKGDLLGLRKGATAVDFAYRIHSEVGDHCHGVRINDRLCPLATPLQNGDFVQVLTSKTAHPSLDWLNFVATPTARNRIRQWYKRSHRDETIERGKDLLERELGRDGFDALLNSEAMQRVAQRCNVPTTEDLLASLGFGDVTLQQALNRLREEMRLLAEQQQAPPSNEEVAMALVPSRDVAPDRSGGEGAILGLEGLDYRLGGCCSPLPGELIVGTVALGNHGITIHRQDCSNVETIPLERRLPVRWNTTHAQREKQRFPVQLRIEVIDRVGILKDILMRLSDGAINVSDARVTTAAGRPARIDLRVELDGADQLSRTMVQIRSMADVIGIARVGTG, encoded by the coding sequence ATGCTCAACGCCGCCTCAACACCCAACGAGCCCCGAGCCAGCACTGGTTCGGCTGCGGTGGCGTGTGTGTTGCCAGAAGTCCGGCGCCATCCCATCCGCCATCCGGATGACTACGACATCTCTCTGCCGGACTGGTTGAGGGAGTGCATCGCCAATGTGCCGCCCGGCATCGGTCAAAGCTGCCCTACGGATTCCGAGGCGCTGCTGGTGTCGGCCTTCGATTTCGGTTTTCAGCTCCACGAGGGACAGTTCCGGGCCAGTGGTGACCCCTACATCGTTCATCCGGTGGCGGTGGCGGATCTGTTGCGGGATATCGGCGCCAGTGCCCCCGTGATTGCTGCTGGGTTCCTCCATGACGTGGTCGAGGACACCGACGTCACCCCCGATCAGATCGAGCAGTACTTCGGTTCAGAGGTGCGTGAACTGGTGGAGGGTGTCACCAAGCTCGGCGGAATTCACTTCAACGACCGCACGGAAGCGCAGGCGGAAAATCTGCGGCGGATGTTCCTGGAGATGGCCAGCGACATCCGCGTGGTGTTGGTGAAGCTGGCGGACCGGTTGCACAACATGCGCACCCTTGGTGCTCTGAAGGAGGAGAAGCGCCAGCGGATCGCCCGCGAAACGCGTGAGATCTATGCACCCCTCGCCAACCGGCTCGGCATCGGCCGCTTCAAGTGGGAGCTGGAGGATCTGGCGTTCAAATTGCTGGAACCGGAGGCCTTCCGTGAGATTCAAGAGGAGGTGGCCACCAAGCGCAGCGAGCGGGAGGAGCGGCTCGGTGTCACGGTGGGGCTGCTGAATGAGCGGCTGGAACGAGCTGGCTTAGAGCACTGCGAGGTGACGGGTCGTCCCAAGCATCTCTATGGCATCTGGAGCAAGATGCAGCGTCAGCAGAAGGAGTTCAACGAGATCTACGACGTGGCGGCGTTGCGGATTCTCACCACCAATGTCGAAAGCTGTTACCGCGCGCTGGCGGTGGTTCACGACACCTTTCGTCCGATTCCTGGTCGGTTCAAGGACTACATCGGGTTGCCGAAACCCAATGGGTATCAATCCCTCCATACAGCGGTAATCGGTCGGCATCGCCCGATCGAAGTGCAGATCCGCACCCTTGAGATGCACCATGTGGCCGAATTCGGGATTGCGGCCCACTGGAAATACAAGGAAGGAGGCTCGCCGGCCAGCAGCAGCAGTGATGCGGAGCGGTTCAACTGGCTGCGTCAGCTGGTGGATTGGCAACAGGAAGGAGGAAATGACGATCACAACGACTACCTCTCGTCGATCAAGGAAGACCTCTTTGACGAAGAGGTGTTTGTGTTCACACCGAAGGGTGATCTGCTCGGTTTGCGCAAAGGGGCAACCGCTGTCGACTTCGCCTATCGCATCCACTCCGAAGTGGGCGACCACTGCCATGGCGTCCGCATCAATGATCGGCTCTGCCCCCTGGCCACACCGCTGCAAAACGGTGATTTCGTTCAGGTGCTCACCAGCAAGACGGCTCACCCCAGCCTGGATTGGTTGAACTTTGTGGCCACGCCCACGGCCCGCAACCGTATTCGTCAGTGGTACAAGCGCAGCCACCGCGATGAAACGATCGAACGGGGCAAGGATCTGCTGGAGCGGGAGCTGGGGCGTGATGGCTTCGATGCCCTGCTGAACAGTGAGGCGATGCAGCGGGTGGCGCAACGCTGCAATGTGCCCACCACCGAGGATCTGTTGGCGTCACTGGGATTCGGTGATGTGACGCTGCAGCAAGCGCTCAATCGTCTGCGGGAGGAGATGCGCCTGCTGGCGGAACAGCAGCAGGCGCCGCCCAGCAACGAAGAGGTGGCGATGGCTCTGGTGCCATCGCGGGATGTGGCGCCGGATCGTTCTGGAGGTGAAGGGGCGATCCTTGGACTGGAGGGATTGGATTACCGCCTAGGAGGCTGCTGCAGCCCGCTGCCGGGCGAATTGATCGTGGGCACGGTGGCCCTCGGCAACCACGGCATCACCATTCACCGGCAGGACTGCTCCAACGTGGAGACGATTCCGCTGGAACGGCGTTTACCCGTGCGTTGGAACACCACCCACGCCCAACGGGAGAAGCAACGCTTCCCCGTGCAGCTGCGGATCGAGGTGATTGATCGCGTTGGCATCCTCAAGGACATCTTGATGCGCCTCTCCGATGGCGCCATCAACGTCAGTGATGCTCGGGTGACCACCGCAGCGGGCCGGCCGGCCCGCATTGATCTGCGGGTTGAGTTGGATGGTGCGGATCAGCTCAGCCGCACGATGGTCCAGATCCGCTCGATGGCGGATGTGATCGGGATTGCCCGGGTGGGAACGGGTTAG
- a CDS encoding DUF2062 domain-containing protein gives MRRLLRLSRIRMRRGVLWLWRQEGTPGQRARGLAAGVFCGCYPFFGLQIFLSVGVATLVRGNHLLAAAGTLVSNPLTYLPLYWFNYLVGCQLLGPGRCAINLAELNRSSLWSQGWDFTQRILLGSTVVGMVLAIASGWMAYRLFLRRGAHPVVSRSR, from the coding sequence ATGCGCCGGTTGCTGCGCCTCAGTCGCATCCGGATGCGCCGCGGGGTCCTCTGGTTGTGGAGACAGGAGGGAACCCCAGGACAACGGGCCCGTGGCCTGGCCGCCGGCGTGTTCTGCGGCTGCTACCCCTTCTTCGGACTGCAGATCTTCCTCAGCGTGGGCGTCGCCACCTTGGTGCGTGGCAACCACCTGCTCGCCGCCGCAGGCACCTTGGTCAGCAACCCCCTCACCTATCTGCCTCTCTACTGGTTCAACTATCTGGTGGGCTGTCAGCTGCTGGGCCCTGGCCGATGCGCGATCAACCTTGCGGAGCTCAATCGCAGCAGCCTGTGGTCCCAGGGCTGGGACTTCACCCAACGCATCCTGCTGGGCTCGACCGTTGTGGGGATGGTGCTGGCCATCGCCAGCGGCTGGATGGCCTACCGCCTGTTTCTGCGGCGCGGGGCCCATCCTGTGGTGAGCAGAAGTCGCTAA
- a CDS encoding NAD(P)-dependent oxidoreductase: protein MTRSDLSLGFVGLGALGLPMAINLHRAGFQLRVHTRSRTAETRPELEGAARCSSPAEASAGVDVLLLCVSDDAAVEEVLFGPHGAASQLTTGSVVLDCSTIAPATAQRCAERLARQNIHYLDAPVTGGTEGAKRGSLTVLVGGATEPLERVRPILEVISSSIHHFGSVGRGQQVKAVNQVLVAGSYAAVAEAVALGQRLDLPMPLVVDALKNGAAGSWALEHRSTTMLEGTYPLGFRLSLHRKDLGIALDTARAVELDLPVTTLVEQLELDLINDGHGDEDVSALHRWNPAMGES, encoded by the coding sequence ATGACCAGATCTGACTTGAGCCTGGGCTTCGTGGGGCTGGGCGCTCTCGGCTTACCGATGGCGATCAACCTGCACCGCGCCGGCTTTCAGCTGAGGGTGCACACCCGCAGCCGCACAGCCGAAACCAGGCCGGAGCTCGAGGGTGCAGCTCGATGTTCCAGCCCAGCCGAGGCCAGCGCCGGCGTTGACGTTCTTCTTCTGTGCGTCAGCGACGACGCAGCAGTTGAGGAGGTCTTGTTCGGACCCCACGGAGCTGCGTCACAACTCACCACCGGCAGCGTGGTGCTGGATTGCTCCACCATTGCTCCCGCCACAGCCCAACGCTGTGCCGAGCGCCTGGCGCGCCAGAACATCCATTACCTGGATGCCCCAGTCACCGGCGGCACGGAAGGTGCCAAACGCGGCAGCCTCACAGTGCTGGTTGGAGGAGCCACCGAGCCGCTGGAGCGTGTTCGGCCGATTCTCGAGGTGATCAGCTCCTCCATCCATCACTTCGGCAGCGTGGGGCGAGGGCAGCAGGTGAAGGCGGTGAACCAGGTACTAGTGGCCGGCAGCTATGCCGCCGTGGCTGAGGCAGTGGCCCTGGGCCAGCGCCTGGATCTACCCATGCCACTGGTGGTCGACGCTCTCAAAAACGGAGCAGCCGGATCCTGGGCTCTGGAGCATCGCAGCACCACCATGCTTGAAGGCACCTATCCCCTCGGCTTCCGGCTCAGCCTGCACCGCAAAGATCTCGGTATCGCCCTCGACACAGCCAGAGCAGTCGAACTGGATCTACCCGTGACGACGCTGGTGGAACAGCTGGAACTCGATCTGATCAACGACGGCCATGGCGATGAAGACGTGTCCGCACTGCATCGTTGGAACCCTGCGATGGGAGAGAGCTAA
- the ylqF gene encoding ribosome biogenesis GTPase YlqF, with translation MSTPTIQWYPGHIAKAEQQLKRHLDKVDLVIEVRDARIPLATGHPHLNRWLKGKQHLLVINRRDMVTAAAKEAWEAWFKAQGQRTVWCDAKAGTGVKQVQQAAIRAGDQLNERRRNRGMRPRPVRALTLGFPNVGKSALINRLVRQKVVASARRAGVTRTLRWVRLGQDLDLLDAPGVLPPRLDDQQAALRLALCDDIGQAAYDGELVAQAFLQLLIDAESQAAAGVTLPLLQERYGIPLSGETADPALWLEAAASRHTSGETARMAQRLLDDFRKSALGSIALELPA, from the coding sequence GTGAGCACTCCAACGATTCAGTGGTATCCCGGCCACATCGCGAAGGCGGAGCAGCAGCTCAAACGCCATCTCGACAAGGTGGATCTGGTGATTGAGGTCCGCGATGCCCGCATCCCTCTCGCCACAGGTCACCCCCATCTCAACCGCTGGCTGAAGGGCAAGCAGCACCTCTTGGTGATCAATCGGCGTGACATGGTCACAGCGGCCGCCAAGGAGGCCTGGGAGGCCTGGTTCAAGGCCCAAGGTCAGCGCACCGTTTGGTGTGATGCCAAGGCCGGTACCGGGGTGAAGCAGGTGCAGCAGGCAGCGATTCGCGCCGGAGATCAGCTCAACGAACGCCGTCGCAACAGGGGCATGCGGCCCAGGCCGGTGCGGGCCCTCACCCTGGGATTTCCCAACGTGGGTAAGTCCGCCCTGATCAATCGTTTGGTGAGGCAGAAGGTGGTGGCCAGTGCCCGGCGGGCTGGGGTGACGCGAACCCTGCGCTGGGTGCGTCTGGGGCAAGACCTGGATCTCCTTGATGCACCAGGGGTTCTGCCCCCCCGGCTCGATGACCAGCAAGCGGCCCTGAGGCTCGCCCTTTGTGACGACATCGGCCAGGCCGCCTACGACGGTGAACTGGTGGCTCAGGCCTTTCTGCAGCTATTGATCGATGCCGAATCGCAGGCCGCGGCTGGAGTAACGCTCCCGCTCCTGCAGGAGCGTTATGGCATTCCCCTGAGCGGTGAAACGGCGGACCCCGCCCTTTGGCTGGAGGCTGCAGCGTCCCGCCACACCTCTGGGGAAACAGCACGCATGGCCCAGCGGCTGCTGGATGATTTCCGTAAATCGGCCCTCGGCAGCATCGCCCTGGAGCTGCCGGCATGA
- a CDS encoding threonine-phosphate decarboxylase: MGVDLRHGGNREAAAARLNCKPSQLLDASASLAPWSPPCSRIPLTAIRNYPDRGQTSLRQAMAGLHGVDPDAVLPGNGAAELFTWAARDAAAAGVSALLAPGFADYRRALKCWNASRIDGSLALTWDHAGPLVHPAMKGAVLWICNPHNPTGQLWSRASLQSLLERYALVICDEAFLPLVPNGEQESMIPLVAEHSNLVVIRSLTKLYGIAGLRLGYAVAQPQRLQRWALWRDPWPVNGIALAVGERLLASPRRYHRWCERVQRWVAIEGAWMQQQLAALPGITPMPSAVNYLLIRSNRSLVPLREALEQRHRILLRDCRSFEGLGETWLRIGLQSRRNNRRIVRALREELQRNPLI; encoded by the coding sequence ATGGGCGTCGACCTGCGCCATGGCGGCAACCGCGAAGCAGCCGCTGCGAGGTTGAACTGCAAGCCATCGCAGCTGCTGGATGCCAGTGCTTCTCTGGCCCCCTGGAGTCCGCCTTGCTCCCGCATCCCCCTGACCGCCATCCGCAACTACCCCGATCGGGGGCAGACGTCCCTGCGCCAGGCGATGGCGGGCTTGCATGGCGTGGATCCTGATGCTGTGCTTCCTGGCAACGGGGCAGCTGAGTTGTTCACCTGGGCGGCGCGCGACGCTGCTGCTGCTGGCGTCAGTGCGCTTCTCGCTCCCGGGTTCGCCGACTACCGGCGGGCTTTGAAGTGTTGGAACGCTTCTCGGATCGACGGGTCCTTGGCATTGACCTGGGATCACGCTGGCCCGCTGGTGCATCCCGCCATGAAGGGGGCTGTGTTGTGGATCTGCAATCCCCACAACCCCACCGGTCAGCTCTGGAGCCGTGCCTCGTTGCAGTCGCTGTTGGAGCGCTACGCACTGGTGATCTGCGATGAAGCGTTTCTGCCCTTGGTGCCCAATGGCGAACAGGAGTCGATGATTCCGTTGGTGGCAGAGCATTCCAACCTGGTGGTGATCCGCAGCCTCACCAAGCTGTATGGCATCGCCGGGCTTCGCTTGGGCTATGCCGTTGCGCAACCGCAGCGGCTGCAGCGTTGGGCCCTGTGGCGGGATCCCTGGCCCGTGAATGGCATCGCCCTGGCTGTTGGCGAAAGGTTGTTGGCATCACCTCGGCGTTACCACCGCTGGTGTGAGCGGGTTCAGCGTTGGGTGGCCATAGAAGGCGCCTGGATGCAGCAGCAGTTAGCGGCGCTGCCTGGCATTACCCCCATGCCGTCGGCAGTGAATTACCTGTTGATTCGATCGAACCGCTCCCTAGTGCCATTGCGGGAAGCATTGGAGCAGCGGCATCGCATTCTTCTGCGTGATTGCCGCTCCTTTGAGGGCTTGGGTGAAACCTGGCTACGGATCGGCTTGCAATCTCGCCGCAACAACCGCCGCATCGTGAGGGCGTTGCGTGAGGAGCTGCAGCGCAACCCTCTGATTTGA
- the murG gene encoding undecaprenyldiphospho-muramoylpentapeptide beta-N-acetylglucosaminyltransferase has protein sequence MTRLLIAASGTGGHLFPALAVAEAVEDQWPVRWLGVPDRLETRLVPERFGLVCVNAGGLQGRGLTKLLQLLRLLLASVSVRRVIRRNAIDVVFTTGGYIAAPAILAARWCGIPVVLHESNAIPGRVTRLLGRFCSAVAIGLPAAAKRIPGSQPVLTGTPVRSSFLAAQPLPAWVPSGEGPLLVVMGGSQGAVGLNRMVRAAVPPLLEQGCRVVHLTGDNDPDIEQLQHPQLVERSFSDEIPGLLQHADLAISRAGAGSLSELAVCGTPSVLVPFPQAADQHQEANAACAASLGAAVIVHQHEPDQPVLLNTVQRLLAARLGQPTAAPDPLAQMREGMQALAERDAERQLAALLQALVD, from the coding sequence ATGACCCGGCTTCTGATCGCTGCCAGCGGCACCGGCGGCCATCTCTTTCCAGCTCTGGCTGTTGCAGAAGCCGTTGAAGACCAGTGGCCCGTGCGCTGGCTGGGGGTGCCCGATCGACTCGAAACGCGTCTGGTGCCCGAACGCTTTGGCTTGGTGTGCGTGAATGCCGGAGGCCTGCAGGGGCGTGGGCTGACCAAGTTGCTGCAGCTGCTGCGTCTGTTGCTGGCCAGCGTCAGCGTGCGGCGGGTGATCCGCCGGAACGCGATCGATGTGGTGTTCACCACCGGCGGCTACATCGCCGCCCCCGCGATCCTTGCGGCGCGCTGGTGTGGCATTCCCGTGGTGCTGCATGAATCCAATGCCATCCCGGGGCGCGTCACCCGCTTGCTGGGTCGCTTCTGCAGCGCCGTGGCCATTGGCCTCCCCGCTGCCGCCAAGCGCATCCCCGGCAGCCAGCCGGTACTGACCGGCACGCCGGTGCGTTCCAGCTTCCTGGCGGCGCAACCCCTGCCGGCCTGGGTCCCCAGCGGCGAGGGCCCGCTGTTGGTGGTGATGGGCGGCAGTCAAGGCGCGGTGGGATTGAACCGCATGGTGCGTGCTGCGGTGCCTCCCCTTTTGGAGCAGGGCTGCCGGGTGGTGCACCTCACCGGCGACAACGATCCCGACATCGAGCAACTGCAGCATCCACAGCTGGTGGAACGCAGCTTCAGCGATGAGATTCCCGGGCTGCTGCAACATGCCGATCTGGCCATCAGCCGCGCGGGGGCCGGCAGCCTCAGTGAACTAGCGGTCTGCGGGACTCCCAGCGTGCTGGTGCCGTTCCCGCAGGCAGCAGACCAGCATCAGGAGGCCAATGCCGCCTGCGCCGCGTCTTTGGGTGCTGCGGTGATCGTGCATCAACACGAACCAGACCAGCCGGTGTTGTTGAACACCGTTCAACGGCTCCTGGCAGCACGGCTGGGGCAGCCCACGGCCGCACCCGATCCCCTCGCACAGATGCGTGAAGGCATGCAGGCCTTGGCGGAACGGGATGCCGAGCGGCAACTGGCTGCCTTGCTTCAGGCGCTGGTGGACTGA
- the pgk gene encoding phosphoglycerate kinase yields the protein MAKRSLASLQAGDLSGKRVLVRVDFNVPLNDAGAITDDTRIRAALPTINDLISKGAKVILSAHFGRPKGQVNDAMRLTPVAARLSELLGKSVTKTDSCIGPDAEAKVGAMANGDVVLLENVRFFAEEEKNEAGFAEKLAGLAEVYVNDAFGAAHRAHASTEGVTKFLKPSVAGFLMEKELQYLQGAVDEPKRPLAAIVGGSKVSSKIGVLEALIDKCDKVLIGGGMIFTFYKARGLAVGKSLVEEDKLELAKELEAKAKAKGVQLLLPTDVMLADNFAPDANSQIADINAIPDGWMGLDIGPDSIKVFQDALADCQTVIWNGPMGVFEFDKFAAGTNAIATTLADLSGKGCCTIIGGGDSVAAVEKAGLAEKMSHISTGGGASLELLEGKVLPGVAALDAA from the coding sequence ATGGCGAAGCGTTCCCTGGCCAGCCTCCAAGCCGGCGACCTGAGCGGCAAACGCGTTCTCGTGCGGGTTGACTTCAACGTGCCCCTGAACGATGCCGGTGCGATCACCGACGACACCCGCATCCGTGCCGCCCTGCCCACGATCAACGACCTGATCAGCAAGGGCGCCAAGGTGATCCTTTCTGCTCACTTCGGCCGTCCCAAGGGCCAGGTCAATGACGCGATGCGCCTGACCCCCGTGGCGGCTCGCCTGAGCGAACTGCTGGGCAAATCCGTAACCAAGACCGACAGCTGCATCGGTCCTGATGCCGAAGCCAAGGTTGGCGCCATGGCCAACGGCGATGTGGTGCTGCTGGAGAACGTTCGCTTCTTCGCTGAGGAAGAGAAGAACGAAGCCGGCTTCGCCGAGAAACTGGCTGGTCTGGCTGAGGTGTACGTGAACGACGCCTTCGGCGCCGCCCACCGAGCCCATGCCTCCACCGAAGGCGTGACCAAGTTCCTCAAGCCCTCCGTCGCCGGCTTCCTGATGGAGAAGGAGCTCCAGTACCTGCAGGGTGCTGTGGATGAGCCCAAGCGTCCCTTGGCCGCCATCGTCGGTGGATCCAAGGTGAGCTCCAAGATCGGCGTGCTCGAGGCCCTGATCGACAAGTGCGACAAGGTGCTGATCGGCGGCGGCATGATCTTCACCTTCTACAAGGCTCGCGGCCTCGCAGTGGGCAAGAGCCTGGTGGAAGAGGACAAGCTGGAACTGGCCAAGGAGCTGGAAGCCAAGGCCAAGGCCAAGGGCGTGCAGCTGCTGCTTCCTACCGATGTGATGTTGGCCGACAACTTCGCCCCCGACGCCAACAGTCAGATCGCTGACATCAACGCCATCCCTGATGGCTGGATGGGCCTCGACATCGGCCCCGACTCGATCAAGGTGTTCCAGGACGCCCTGGCGGATTGCCAGACCGTGATCTGGAACGGCCCCATGGGCGTGTTCGAGTTCGACAAGTTCGCTGCTGGCACCAACGCCATCGCCACCACCCTGGCGGACCTGAGCGGCAAGGGCTGCTGCACGATCATCGGCGGCGGTGACTCCGTTGCAGCCGTTGAGAAGGCTGGCCTGGCCGAGAAGATGTCTCACATCTCCACCGGTGGCGGCGCCAGCCTTGAACTGCTGGAAGGCAAGGTGCTGCCCGGTGTGGCTGCCCTCGACGCCGCCTGA
- a CDS encoding ABC transporter ATP-binding protein — protein MVFSAGPPVFPAALFMGRPVLELEQLRLRYPGSEYWTLDGLNLSLEPGETLALVGSSGCGKSTVARAVMQLLPRGTVCEGRLDLTGQDPRQLRRPQLRQLRGEAVGLVFQDPMTRMNPLMTVGGHLIDTLRAHRPDTSNTAHQERARELLERVGIGANRFRAYPHELSGGMRQRLAIALAIALEPPLLIADEPTTSLDVAVAGQVMAELSGLCKELGSALLLISHDLAMAARWCDRMAMLDSGRKVEDGPSHQLLTRPKSSVGQRLVSAAQAREGGRSPARPDNSSVLKVEELRCWHAVGGAPWSPVWLKAVDGVSFELRAGESLGVVGASGCGKSTLCRALMGLNPIRGGRVDLLGQALLSLRGEALRSARRALQMVFQDPLACLNPALQVADAIADPLLIHGICSKAAAREEARRLLERVGLSPAEQFQERLPKQLSGGQQQRVAIARALALKPKVLICDESVSMLDAEVQADVLGLLRELQQELGLAIVFITHDLSVASGFCHRVMVLDKGKVVEEGPGDRIFSAPQAPISQTLVEACPRLPR, from the coding sequence ATGGTATTCAGTGCAGGACCTCCCGTCTTTCCTGCCGCACTGTTCATGGGCCGGCCTGTTCTGGAACTCGAACAGCTGCGACTGCGCTACCCCGGCAGTGAGTACTGGACGCTGGATGGGCTGAATTTGAGCCTCGAGCCCGGGGAGACCCTGGCCTTGGTGGGATCTTCAGGATGCGGCAAAAGCACCGTGGCCCGCGCCGTGATGCAGCTGCTGCCACGGGGAACAGTCTGTGAAGGTCGGCTGGACTTAACCGGCCAGGATCCACGCCAGCTCAGGCGACCGCAGTTGCGACAGCTGCGCGGTGAGGCCGTGGGTCTGGTGTTCCAGGACCCGATGACGCGGATGAATCCGCTGATGACCGTGGGGGGACATCTGATCGACACCCTCAGAGCCCACCGGCCTGACACCAGCAACACGGCCCACCAAGAACGGGCCCGAGAGCTGCTGGAACGGGTGGGCATCGGTGCCAACCGCTTCCGCGCCTACCCCCATGAGCTCAGCGGTGGCATGCGACAACGCCTGGCCATTGCCCTGGCGATTGCCCTGGAACCGCCGCTGCTGATCGCCGATGAACCCACCACCAGCCTGGATGTGGCTGTAGCAGGGCAGGTGATGGCCGAGCTGAGTGGTCTCTGCAAAGAACTGGGCAGTGCTTTGCTGCTGATCAGCCATGACCTGGCCATGGCTGCCCGCTGGTGCGACCGCATGGCGATGCTCGACAGCGGACGCAAGGTGGAGGACGGCCCCAGCCATCAGCTGCTTACCAGGCCGAAGTCTTCCGTGGGGCAACGCCTGGTCTCCGCAGCACAGGCCCGTGAAGGTGGGAGGTCGCCGGCACGTCCCGACAACAGCAGCGTGCTGAAGGTGGAGGAACTGCGCTGCTGGCATGCGGTGGGTGGCGCGCCTTGGTCTCCTGTCTGGCTGAAGGCAGTGGATGGGGTGAGTTTCGAGCTCAGGGCCGGGGAAAGTCTTGGAGTTGTCGGAGCATCCGGCTGTGGCAAAAGCACCCTCTGCCGAGCATTGATGGGGCTCAATCCCATCCGCGGCGGACGGGTCGACCTGCTCGGCCAGGCTCTGCTGAGCCTGCGGGGAGAAGCGCTGCGGTCAGCCCGTCGGGCCCTTCAAATGGTGTTTCAGGACCCTCTGGCCTGCCTGAATCCCGCTCTGCAGGTGGCTGATGCAATCGCCGATCCATTGCTAATCCATGGCATCTGCTCCAAAGCTGCAGCCCGGGAGGAAGCCCGACGCCTGCTGGAACGGGTCGGACTCAGCCCTGCAGAGCAGTTTCAGGAGCGCCTGCCAAAGCAGCTCTCCGGTGGACAGCAACAACGGGTGGCGATCGCGCGCGCCCTGGCCTTGAAGCCCAAGGTGCTGATCTGCGATGAGAGCGTCAGCATGCTTGATGCAGAAGTGCAGGCGGATGTTCTGGGCCTACTGAGGGAGCTGCAGCAGGAGCTGGGCCTCGCGATCGTGTTCATCACCCATGACCTCTCGGTGGCCAGTGGCTTCTGTCACCGGGTGATGGTGCTGGACAAGGGGAAGGTGGTTGAGGAGGGCCCAGGGGACCGGATCTTCAGCGCTCCACAGGCACCCATCAGCCAGACCCTGGTGGAGGCCTGCCCAAGGCTGCCCCGCTGA